TTGCGCTCCTGTACCGCCGGCACCCCGGTCCCGGCGCCAGGGCCACCTACCCCGCGCGACGCGCTTTTGACCTGGTCATTGGCTCCCCACGGGTTATTCACGTACCGCCCCGAGGAGTCCTTTTCTAACGCGTCTTTCCCCGTGATCCACTTGAACATGTTGCCTGACGAATCCAGGTCCCACGCTAAGTGCGCCGCCGTGGGCGAGAGGATCGCGCCTGCTGACACCGGCCCATCTTGCCAGAAACTGCACGGTGCGCCGTTTCCCAGCGCATCGTTCGGCCCCGGACTCTTGCGCCCATAGAACGGCCCGCCACACGGCATCCGGTGCACCTCGGTAGGTGAGGTCACCGTATACGGGGTCCAGTAACTCCCCAACGCCAACCCGTAGTTGGCGGACGTGCGCCGATCCGGCGACACAAACCCTTCCAACGTCAAGTCACTGATCGGCCCCACCGTGCCAAAACTCCACTGCGCCCGCAGCATGTTCAACGGCACCCGCCGCTCGTCGAGCGACACTAAGAAGCCGCCAAAGCCATTATCCAACGGATTGATCTGGTCCAGCAGCCGAAAGGCGTCGGTCTCCCCCCACGATAGGTTCTGCCGCCCGATCCGCAGGAACAACGGCCCCTTGGTGATGTTGAAGTACCACTCGAACAGGGCCAGCCGATTGCCCTGCTTCTCCGTCTCTTGGATGGTAGTCAAATACTGGAAATTCTTCTCCCGGGTGAACTGGCTCGCATATCTTGGCAACTGCCGGCCAAAATACTTGTCCCAGTAATTGGTGCCGCCCCCACCATCGACCTGCTTTTGAATGCTCTGCGGTCCGTAGTCCCATACCCCGTCATATTCCTCACGCAGATTGAGGTAGTAATCGAAGGCATCGAGATTGAGAAACTGAAAGCGGGAATAGGCGAATCCTGACAGACTCATTTCCCGGCGGTCGTCAAAGAAATACCCCCACGCAGTACTCGCCGATAACACCAGCGCGAGAACCACCGCTCCTAGCGCCCTTCCCTTCAAGGTCGCCAGTTGATGCCCTCTCATAACATACCCTCCTTCCCCCCACCCAACCGTTCTCTCGGTGAGCAGAGTCGTAGCAAAATTTCTTTTTTCCCAGCGCACTACTTCGCTTTTCGTCCCGTGTCGTGGTATAAGGCAGCCTGTCGGCACGGGACTCACGCCTCGTTATCTCAAGGGTAATAGCTGGAGAGAGCGCAATAAGTCATAACAGATTGGTAAAAATTTTGTAACATTTTGGTAACAATGAACTATGGGCGCTGAGCTTTCCGCTTCCGTTCCCTCTCTCCGCCTGGACCTAGAGAACCAATGTCTCTGGCGCGAGGAGCACGCCATTGCCTTGACACCGAAGGCATTTACCGTGCTGCGGCATTTGATGGAACGCCCGGGACAATTAGTCACGAAAGAAGATTTGCTCGATGCCGCTTGGCCTGGCGTGTACGTCAGCGACGCCGCTCTCAAGGTCTGTATTCGCCGACTGCGGCAAGCGTTGGGCGATCTTTCTCGCCCCTCACGCTACATCGAAACCGTGCATTGGCGCGGATATCGCCTGTTAGCGCGGATTGCCACCATCACCTCGTCGGTAGCCGAAGAACTCTCGGCCGAGACCATCTTGCGACCACTCGCTCCTATGGAAACGGCATCAGCACCTGAGGGCCGCTCGCCGTTGGCTCCGGTGGCTGGCCGTGAAGTCGAACTCCAGCAACTCTCGCACTGCCTGGCCAGAGTCGCGCAAGGCTATCGCCAGACCCTGTTTATCACCGGGCCGCCGGGCATTGGCAAAACGACACTCATCGACGCGTTTCTTGCCCAGGCCGCGCAATCCCAATCCCTGCGCGTCGCCCGCAGCCAATGTGTCGAACACTACGGCACTGGGGAATCTTACCTGCCCCTTCTCGAAGCCCTCACTCGGCTGTGCCGGGCACCGGGTGGAGAGCAAGCCATCGCGGCCCTGCAACAACATGCCCCGGTGTGGCTCGCACAGTTGCCCTCGCTGTTAGAGCCGGCGGAGCGGAAGCGGTTGCGCCGAGAAGTCCAAAGCTTGTCGCGAGAGCATATGATACGGGAATTGGTCGAGGCCCTGGAATTCCTCGCTGCAGACATTCCGTTACTGCTTGTTTTGGAAGACCTGCACTGGAGCGACTACCCCACGCTGGATCTCTTGGCGCTGCTCGCGCGGCGACGAGAACCGGCCCGCCTCTTTATCATCGCAGAGTATCGACCAGAAGAACTTCCGCAACAGGAACATCCGCTCAAGAATCTGAAACATGACGTGTACGCCCATCGACAAGGCGAAGAACTAGCCATTGCACCCTTGTCCTTAGAGGCGATCTCTGCCTATCTCGCCGTGCGTTTTCTGGAGCACGCCCTGCCGGCTCCTCTCGCCGCCATACTGCACCGGCAAACCGGCGGCCATCCCTTGTTTCTCGCCACCATGGTCGATCATCTGGTCGCGCGCGGCTGGATTGTCAACCAGCACACCTGGGAACTCAACCGCGCGCTCGACGACCTGCAAACCGAAGTGCCGTCGAACATTCGGCAAATTATTGCCGCCCAGATCGACAGACTTGCCCCGGAGCAGCAGCGCATTTTAGAAGTGGCCAGTGTCGCCGGCGTGGAGTTCTCGGCAGCGGCGGTGGCGGCAGCAGCCGAGGAAGATATCGTCCAGGTCGAAACCTGTTGCGAGGAGCTAGCCCGGCGTGGACAATTTCTGCGCACCCAAGGCACAGGCGAATGGCCGGATGGCACGGTCGCCACCCGCTACGAGTTCCTGCACGCCATGTATCGACAAGCCTGGTACGAACGCGTCACTGCCGGGCGCAGGGTACAACTCCATCGGCGCTTAGGCGAGCGCGGAGAACTTGCCTACGGCGAACGCAGCACGGAAATCGCTGCGGAACTCGCCGTCCATTTCGAGCATGGGCGCGATCAGCAACGCGCGACCCAGTATCGTCAGGCGGCGGCAGAGAACGCCGCGCGGCGGTGAACTTCTCCTCAGCACCCCTGCTCTCGTTAAGAAGGACCTCCGGGCGACGCTCCTTCGACTTCGACTCGTCGCTCGGTCGGCAGAGGAGCGGCAGCCCCCCGATCCGATACGAGCCGCGACGGCCATAACGGCAACCGAGCGCGGACGAGGGCAATCAATCCCGCGATAATCACCGGGATGAGCTGCGCCAAGTGGGCGACGATGGAAAACCCTAACGCCTCGGCTTTCGTCACCGAGAAAAACGAGAGCGCCAGCACCACCGCATATTGAAAGGTGCCGACAAACCCGGGCGCTGCCGGCACCGCCGCTGCAATCACAGTAAAGACCATGACGAGCAAGGCCGCACTAAACGGCAGCGCGAATCCACACGCGCGCAGCAGAATCCAATAATATCCCACCAACGCGAACCAGACGGCAAAAGACAGACCGATGACCCACACCAGCGCGGACAAGCTCTGCAACGAGCGGAAGCCGCTGAGAAAGCGTTCCGCCACAACGGCAAACCGCGCCGGTAGCCATGGCAGTTGGCGCTGCTCTTGTCGCGCCAGCCAAGCTCCGGCGAGTAGCACGGCCAGGCTGACTAGCAGCACCGTCCAGTTGGTGCGCGCTACCCATGGGGGCAGAGGAAACTGCGACGCCGTGAACAGCGCCAAGATGCCGACGGTCACCGTGTCCCACACCCGTTCGAGCACCGATGTGGCCAGCGCCGCGCTTACCGGCACGGCGGTCAGATGCGCCAGGGCGTACCCACGCACGACTTCTCCCATCCGCAACGGCAGAATGTCGTTCGCCATAAAGCCGATGAGTGAGGCAGACCAAAACGGACGCAGCGGTAAGACAGCGATAGGCGTAACCAGTCGCTGCCAACGCAGGGCGCGCAAGAGAAATACTAACGCCAGGAACCCCAGTGCAGGCAGCAGCAGCATGAGGTTGGTGCGGCGGAGGGCGTCGCCGACTGCCGACCACTCGATCCCATGAACGACCGTTCCCACACACACCGCGCTGATCGCCATGCCAATCAGCACCTTGGGATCTTTCATGAGCGGGGTTCCCCCACATGGGGCGCGAACGTATGACCCATGGCCGTGCCGTCAGCGAATCTTGCCTTCCACGAACGGCACCTCGAACACCTTGTCGTGGTTGATCGGTCCGTGGCCGAAGTAGCCCTGTTCGCCAAACAGTTCGCCGTGATCGGCAGTGACAGTCACATAGGTGTTGGGGGGCACGATGTCGAACAGCCGCGCGAAGACGCCGTCCAAGTAGCGCACGGCGGCGATCTGCCGAGCGCGGAGTTGATCCAGCTTTTCCTGATCGAAGAACTTCAGGCCGCCTTCCTCGCTCTCCACCAATTTGCCACCCACGACGAGGTCGTCCATATGCTTGAACACGCCATGGACACCGTGAATCTTCGGCCAGGCATTCTCCGGCTCGTCCGGCAAGGCATAGGGATAATGGGTTTCTCCCACATTCAACAAGTAAAACGACGGACGCTCGGGAGAGAAGGTTAGGCGGTCGAGCATGGCATTCATATCGTTGTGCGTCGGCATCAACGTGAAAGAGTCGAAATCCTTATTCAGTATCGTGGCGGGATTCAGCACCGGCAGCGAGACCATGGCATGAGTGCTGTAGCCCAGCTTCCGTTTCAGGACGGTAGGCAAGAACAGATGAGGAATCAGGTTCTTGAACTCGAACTGTTCAGTGCCAAGCCGTTCGCCATATTTGAGAAAATCCCGCTTGTAGTACTCCGAGGCATAGACATGCATCGGACTCGAATGCGGGAGCAGGCCCATGAGCAAGTTATAGTGCGAGGGTGCCGTCCACGAGGCATAACTCCAGCGCTGTTCGATTGTGCCCAGACGGCTCAGGGTCGCGGGCGCGGCCTCCATCAGGGTGTCGAAGCGGCAACTGTCCAGAATGACGACGATATAATTGTTCAGAGGTCGAGACAGAGAGGGAGCGCGGTCTTGCTCCTCGTGCTGCACCGGCAAGTCACTCGCCTGAGTGGCTTGAGTGGATGGCGCGGCCTCGGGTTCACGTCCGAAAATCCTCCGCAGAATACTCACGCAGCATTGCCTCGAAGCAAAAAGAGCGCGCCTGGAGAGAATCGAACTCCCAACCGACGGGTTCGAAGCCCGGCGCTCTATCCGTTGAGCTACAGGCGCGCAGGAAAAAACACAGACGACGTTAGGAAGAAAGAGGGGCGAATAATCATTCGCCCCAGCATCAATTCCCGAACCGTTCGGGTAACGACTGTACGTTGGAGGGCTTGGAAGTGCAAGAGCGTCGGGCCGGTGGAGACTACGGGTCCGCTCCCTCACGGTCGCGGCTCTGACTTCCGAAACTTCATGCCATTGCCCCGCCAGCGGGGCTCATAAGAATCTAGCCCACGGCGCGAGCCGTGGGGAACCGAGGCGATTCACCCTTCACGCCTCACCTTTCACCCTACTCGCCCGCCCGGAACTTGCACAGCGGAAGCCGAGGTTGACGAAGTGGTAGCCTGGGTGGTCCACGCGGCGACAGGCAGAGCGGACGTCCCGCGCATCCCAGTGCCAGTCGCCGCCCCGAATGACCCGAAAGGCACCAGCGGTAGTTGGGCCAAGCGGGTCGGGGCCGATGGGCTCTGCGTAATCCCGGAGATCGTCATAACACCACTCGGCAACATTCCCCAACATGTCGTACAAGCCCCAGGCGTTCGGTTGCTTCAACTTCACCGGATGGGTCTCGCCCTTGCTGTTCTGTTCGTACCAGGCAATCACGCCCAGATTTTTGGCGTAGCGGGCAGTCGTCGTCCCTGCCCGACAGGCATATTCCCACTCGGCTTCGGTCGGCAACGCTAAAGCCAGCTCCGGCAGTTGCGCGTTCAGCTTGGTGATGAACTGCTGGCAGTCCTCCCAACTGACGGACTCCACCGGACGCTCTTGCCACTCTTTTTCCTTGAAACGGCTCGGATTCTCCCCCATCACCGCCTGCCACAAATCCTGTATGCACGGGGTGTCGAAGAGCCAAAAGCCCTGTGAAAGTTGCACTTCATGTCGGGGACCTTCATCGTCATCACGACTCTGCTCCGTCTCCGGCGATCCCATCAAAAACCGTCCGGGCGGTATCCAGCGCAGGCGCTGTTCCACCTCACCCACGCACAACGCCGCCCACGGACCATACGGGTCCTGGCCCCAGGCAGACGCCCATGGCGGCGGGCAGCCGGTGGAAAGTGGATGAGAAGAAATAGTAGCCATAAGCCCGGACCCGGCGATCAATCGCCAGGCTATATCACAACGCCCCCTGAAGGGGGCTGATAGGGGTAGACCTTGTGCCCGCCCAACCCCAGGCGACCGCTAGGGTCGCCCCTACCATTACGCCACCGCTGTCCCTGCCTGTTGCACGACCGCAACATCCGTCAAAGAGCGCAGGTCTTGCGTCGTGCGTCTACTCGCGTCGAGGATTTCAATGGCAACGATGCGTCGATCCTCCGCGTAATCGATAATAATGCCATCGACCTCTACCGATTCAGTGATCGGTACCTCTGGTAAAAATTCCATATTCAAGAGATCGTGAGTGGAGTCGTACTCGATTTTCATGAATCGTCCTTCCAATAGCGTGCGAGGTCCGAGGTGTAATAGGCTGTCACTACAACGAGAACCATCCCAATTTTCTCATACACGACGCGCAACAAGCCTTCCTTGCCGCTGAAAGCTGGCTTGAGCCAGCGTCGTTCTGTAGCCCGGACACTTCATGTCCGGGCGGGGTCTTCACGCCTCACCCTTCACCCTTCACCTCCCCAGCCTGCTGGCCTGCCCGGAACTTGCACAGCGAAAGCCGAGGTAGCCGTAGCGGCCGCCCGGGCGGTACGCGTAACGACAGGCAGAGCGGACGTCCCGCGCAATCCAGATCCAGAGGCCGCCCCGAATGACTCGAAAGGCACCAGGGTTAGTAGGACCAAGAGGATCAGGCCCGATGGGTGCTGCGTAATTCCGGAGACCGTCATGGCACCATTCGTCCACGTTTCCCAGCATATCGTATAACCCCCAGGCATTCGGCTGTTTCCCTTTGACCGGCTTAGTCTCGTTACCGCTGTTTTCCCTATACCACGCAATCACGTCCAGATCGTCGGCGTAGCGAGCAGTCGTCGTCCCGGCCCGACAGGCATACTCCCACTCGGCTTCGGTGGGCAGCGCTAACGCCAACTTCGGCCATCGGGCATTCAGGGTGGCAATAAACTGCTGACAGTCTTCCCAATTCACTTGCTCAACCGGGCGCGCTTGCCAGTCTTTACCCTTGAAGCGGCTCGGATTCTCACCCATCACCGCCTGCCACAAGTCCTGGGTGCAGGGCGTATCGAACAGCCAGAAGCCCTGGGTCAGTTGCACCTCGTGCCGAGGGCCTTCGTCGTCATAACGTCCCGCTTCCTCTTCCGGCGAGCCCATCCAGAAGCGTCCGGGCGGAATCCAGCGCAGGCATTGGCGCACCCCAGCGATCTCGAACGCCGCCCACAAGCCAAACGTATCGCGGCCAATCTCGCGTGCCCAATCGCATTCCGGCACTGTGATCCGACCGCACTGCAGCCGGTCACGGTCGGTGCCGAGACGAAACCCGCCTTCCTTGGACAGGGCAATGGCAAGGCGCGGCTGCCGGTTGAGGTCCAGCACCTGGGCTTTCGTTTCCGTCGCTGCACCGGGCGAGACCACCACCTCGCCACTGGCGGTGTACAACAGTCCCAACCGCGACCCACGTTCCACTGGAGGCTGCCCGACGGTTTGCACCACCAACTGGTCGGCGGCTTGCCACAACTCGACCTGACGCACCGGCAGCTCGGGCGACGATAGGGCGGCAGGATCGTACCAGACCGGCACTTGGGTCTGGCTGTCGCGTGGCCTGACCAGTTCATAAAGACGATGTACCGCCTGCTGTACGCGGGGATCGTATCCGATGGCCTCGGTAAAGCGGCCCGGCCAATGTTCGATCCACGCGCCAGTGGCGGCTGGAAGCTCTTCGATCTTTTCCAAATCGTCGGCAAGCTGCGTCAAGAATCTGGCGGCATCCTCCAAGTCATTGGGGTCGATGGCAACCTGCTTCGACTGCGGATCGAGATTGACGATTTCGCTCAGCCACACCGCCGGACCGAGATCGGCGCGCCAGAGTTTGACCAGATCGAGCACCGCTTTGCGCAACGCTTCGGGCTGCTCGGCAAACTGCGCTAACAAGGCGCTCCGCCGCTTGGGCTGCCACGAGGCGGCAACGTAATGTTGGCTGGCAAGAGCAGGGTCCTGCCACACCCAGGCTTCTAGCCCTGGATCGCGTCGCCCTTCGGGCCACAGGCAACGCACCGCCCGCAGCAAACCCGGCTCCAGGCGCACGGTCGGCGACAGCAAGGTCAGCAGCCGTTGCACGGTGTCGGCAGTGGAAGGCGACGCGGCAGCGCCTCCAGCCCCGACAGCAGCGCCCCACAGCATGATGGTCCAGACGCGGGCCAGGTCCAACGGAACATCCTTCATCGTCGCCGGGACCAGGGCAACCGCCTCCATACCTTGTTCACGCAAATCACGGCCCCACTGCAACCAGACCTGACGCAAGGCCTCGCCTTGGCGCGCCAAACACCCCAAATCCCCCAGCACCAGGACCAGCGAGCCCGGCTCAGGCGACACTGGGAGCCCCTGCCGCTCCTTGGGCTCGATAACGAGGGGAGGCAGGTCGTCGTCTTCGACGCGCGCAAGCGTCATTCCGCTGGGCGGGTACAGCCTCTTGAGACCGACGACGAGTTCGTCTTGATCGCGCCAGTAGGGCGTCAATCGTCGCGACCGATCCTTGACGATGCAAATGTTTTCGCCCCAGGCGCGGTGTTGACGATGAGGCAGATGGTCGAGCAGGCGACCTCGCCCTAACCGTTCGACCACCGCCTCGACATCGATGTCGCGCCCTTCGCGGCAAATCGCCGACACCTGACGGAGCCGGGTGAGTATCGCCCGTTCCGGAGCCAACTGTGGGGCACGAGGCATGGCCGTCGGTCGCCCACGCCAGGGCGAAGCTTCAATAATCCGAGGGAGCGGCGGCAACACGACAGGAGCAACAGCGGTAAATGTATCTAGCCGCCAGAATGGAACTTGCGCAGGGAGGTAGGGGGTATCAGTCCGGGTGTCAGCGCCGGCCAACGGCTCCAGCTCGGGAGTGAACACCAGCGGCGCTGGTTCCGTTCCCGGCTCTTCCTGGTAGCCGAGCAGCTCCGCCATCGCGGTGCCGAGATGGGGGACATCGGAGGCCAAGGCGCGGAGCAGATCGGCACGGCCGCTGAGGCTACGGTTCATGACCTACCGAGATGCTTGATCAAGGTGAAGCGCGCGACTGTGGCCAGCAGCGCTTTTTGCCTCGCCACATCGCCATCCGCCAGCTCGATCACCGCCCGGACGAGGTCCAAATACTCGGCCTGACCGGGCTTAGGATTGTGTGGGTCTTTTGCTGCCTCCTTGCGATCCTTCACTAGTTGGCGCGCCGCCTCTTGTAGCACCTCAGCGCTCGTGGCCTCGCCGAAATGGGCGCGACCGCGTTCGGTCAGATACTCGATCAGGGCGTCATCCTCGGACGGCACGGCCAGCGTCAGCACCAAACAACGGCGCAAGAAGGCGTTGGGCAACGTCCGCTCCTCGTTGGTGGTAATCACGATCAGCGGCGCCACGCCGGTCACAT
Above is a window of Deltaproteobacteria bacterium DNA encoding:
- a CDS encoding DUF2283 domain-containing protein, with product MKIEYDSTHDLLNMEFLPEVPITESVEVDGIIIDYAEDRRIVAIEILDASRRTTQDLRSLTDVAVVQQAGTAVA
- a CDS encoding flippase-like domain-containing protein, translated to MKDPKVLIGMAISAVCVGTVVHGIEWSAVGDALRRTNLMLLLPALGFLALVFLLRALRWQRLVTPIAVLPLRPFWSASLIGFMANDILPLRMGEVVRGYALAHLTAVPVSAALATSVLERVWDTVTVGILALFTASQFPLPPWVARTNWTVLLVSLAVLLAGAWLARQEQRQLPWLPARFAVVAERFLSGFRSLQSLSALVWVIGLSFAVWFALVGYYWILLRACGFALPFSAALLVMVFTVIAAAVPAAPGFVGTFQYAVVLALSFFSVTKAEALGFSIVAHLAQLIPVIIAGLIALVRARLPLWPSRLVSDRGAAAPLPTERRVEVEGASPGGPS
- a CDS encoding sulfatase-like hydrolase/transferase; this translates as MEAAPATLSRLGTIEQRWSYASWTAPSHYNLLMGLLPHSSPMHVYASEYYKRDFLKYGERLGTEQFEFKNLIPHLFLPTVLKRKLGYSTHAMVSLPVLNPATILNKDFDSFTLMPTHNDMNAMLDRLTFSPERPSFYLLNVGETHYPYALPDEPENAWPKIHGVHGVFKHMDDLVVGGKLVESEEGGLKFFDQEKLDQLRARQIAAVRYLDGVFARLFDIVPPNTYVTVTADHGELFGEQGYFGHGPINHDKVFEVPFVEGKIR
- a CDS encoding formylglycine-generating enzyme family protein, whose product is MLWGAAVGAGGAAASPSTADTVQRLLTLLSPTVRLEPGLLRAVRCLWPEGRRDPGLEAWVWQDPALASQHYVAASWQPKRRSALLAQFAEQPEALRKAVLDLVKLWRADLGPAVWLSEIVNLDPQSKQVAIDPNDLEDAARFLTQLADDLEKIEELPAATGAWIEHWPGRFTEAIGYDPRVQQAVHRLYELVRPRDSQTQVPVWYDPAALSSPELPVRQVELWQAADQLVVQTVGQPPVERGSRLGLLYTASGEVVVSPGAATETKAQVLDLNRQPRLAIALSKEGGFRLGTDRDRLQCGRITVPECDWAREIGRDTFGLWAAFEIAGVRQCLRWIPPGRFWMGSPEEEAGRYDDEGPRHEVQLTQGFWLFDTPCTQDLWQAVMGENPSRFKGKDWQARPVEQVNWEDCQQFIATLNARWPKLALALPTEAEWEYACRAGTTTARYADDLDVIAWYRENSGNETKPVKGKQPNAWGLYDMLGNVDEWCHDGLRNYAAPIGPDPLGPTNPGAFRVIRGGLWIWIARDVRSACRYAYRPGGRYGYLGFRCASSGQASRLGR
- a CDS encoding formylglycine-generating enzyme family protein, translated to MATISSHPLSTGCPPPWASAWGQDPYGPWAALCVGEVEQRLRWIPPGRFLMGSPETEQSRDDDEGPRHEVQLSQGFWLFDTPCIQDLWQAVMGENPSRFKEKEWQERPVESVSWEDCQQFITKLNAQLPELALALPTEAEWEYACRAGTTTARYAKNLGVIAWYEQNSKGETHPVKLKQPNAWGLYDMLGNVAEWCYDDLRDYAEPIGPDPLGPTTAGAFRVIRGGDWHWDARDVRSACRRVDHPGYHFVNLGFRCASSGRASRVKGEA
- a CDS encoding AAA family ATPase → MTPKAFTVLRHLMERPGQLVTKEDLLDAAWPGVYVSDAALKVCIRRLRQALGDLSRPSRYIETVHWRGYRLLARIATITSSVAEELSAETILRPLAPMETASAPEGRSPLAPVAGREVELQQLSHCLARVAQGYRQTLFITGPPGIGKTTLIDAFLAQAAQSQSLRVARSQCVEHYGTGESYLPLLEALTRLCRAPGGEQAIAALQQHAPVWLAQLPSLLEPAERKRLRREVQSLSREHMIRELVEALEFLAADIPLLLVLEDLHWSDYPTLDLLALLARRREPARLFIIAEYRPEELPQQEHPLKNLKHDVYAHRQGEELAIAPLSLEAISAYLAVRFLEHALPAPLAAILHRQTGGHPLFLATMVDHLVARGWIVNQHTWELNRALDDLQTEVPSNIRQIIAAQIDRLAPEQQRILEVASVAGVEFSAAAVAAAAEEDIVQVETCCEELARRGQFLRTQGTGEWPDGTVATRYEFLHAMYRQAWYERVTAGRRVQLHRRLGERGELAYGERSTEIAAELAVHFEHGRDQQRATQYRQAAAENAARR